From the Manis javanica isolate MJ-LG chromosome 11, MJ_LKY, whole genome shotgun sequence genome, one window contains:
- the LOC140844244 gene encoding olfactory receptor 2D3-like, which translates to MGEENQTYVTEFVFLGLSQDPQTQVLLFFLFLIIYLLTVLGNLLIILLIHIDSRLHTPMYFFLRNLSFADLCFSTTTVPQVLIHFLVKWKTISFAGCSTQIVVLLLVGCTECALLAVMSYDRYVAVCKPLHYSTIMTHWVCVQLAIGSWTSGAFVSLVDTTFTLHLPYRGKNIINHFFCEPPALLKLASADTYSTEMAIFAMGVVILLAPVSLILVSYWHIISTVIQMQPGEGRLKAFSTCGSHLVVVVLFYGSAIFAYMRPNSRIMNERDKMISVFYSAVTPMLNPIIYSLRNKDVKGALRRMTAK; encoded by the coding sequence ATGGGAGAAGAAAACCAAACCTATGTGACTGAATTTGTCTTCCTGGGCCTTTCACAGGATCCACAGACACAAGTCCtgctcttcttccttttcctgatcATCTACCTGCTGACTGTGCTGGGAAATCTGCTTATCATTTTGCTCATTCACATAGACTCCAGactccacacacccatgtactttttccttagAAATCTGTCCTTTGCTGATCTCTGTTTTTCTACTACCACTGTCCCCCAGGTGCTAATCCACTTCCTGGTAAAATGGAAAACCATTTCCTTTGCTGGATGCTCAACACAGATAGTTGTTTTACTTCTGGTTGGCTGTACGGAGTGCGCCCTGCTGGcggtgatgtcctatgaccgctacgtggctgTCTGCAAGCCCCTGCACTACTCCACCATCATGACACACTGGGTGTGTGTCCAGCTGGCCATAGGGTCCTGGACCAGTGGAGCGTTTGTGTCTCTGGTGGACACCACATTCACACTGCATCTGCCCTACCGAGGGAAGAATATCATTAACCATTTCTTTTGTGAACCTCCTGCCCTTCTGAAGCTGGCTTCAGCTGATACCTACAGCACAGAGATGGCCATCTTTGCAATGGGTGTGGTCATCCTCCTGGCTCCTGTCTCCCTGATCCTTGTCTCCTACTGGCATATCATCTCCACTGTGATCCAGATGCAGCCTGGGGAAGGGAGGCTCAAGGCTTTCTCTACCTGTGGCTCCCATCTCGTGGTCGTTGTCCTCTTCTATGGGTCAGCAATATTTGCCTACATGCGGCCAAACTCCAGGATAATGAATGAAAGGGATAAAATGATCTCTGTGTTCTACTCAGCCGTGACACCCATGCTGAACCCCATCATTTACAGCCTAAGGAACAAGGATGTCAAAGGGGCTCTCAGGAGAATGACTGCAAAATAG